One window of Vibrio sinaloensis genomic DNA carries:
- the rpoB gene encoding DNA-directed RNA polymerase subunit beta, whose amino-acid sequence MVYSYTEKKRIRKDFGTRPQVLDIPYLLSIQLDSFEKFIEQDPEGQYGLEAAFRSVFPIQSYNGNSELQYVSYRLGEPVFDVKECQIRGVTYSKPLRVKLRLVIFDKDAPAGTVKDIKEQEVYMGEIPLMTDNGTFVINGTERVIVSQLHRSPGVFFDSDKGKTHSSGKVLYNARVIPYRGSWLDFEFDPKDNLYVRIDRRRKLPASIILRALGKTTEEILDIFFEKINFEVKDQTLLMELVPDRLRGETASFDIEANGKVYVETGRRVTARHIRQLEKDGVDHIEVPVEYIVGKVASKDYINEATGEIIVAANQEISLEALANLSQAGHKALEVLFTNDLDHGPFMSETLRIDSTVDRISALVEIYRMMRPGEPPTKEAAEALFESLFFSEERYDLSTVGRMKFNSSIEREDAIDQGTLDETDIIEVMKKLIAIRNGIGEVDDIDHLGNRRIRSVGEMAENQFRVGLVRVERAVKERLSLGDLDAIMPQDLINAKPISAAVKEFFGSSQLSQFMDQNNPLSEVTHKRRISALGPGGLTRERAGFEVRDVHVTHYGRLCPIETPEGPNIGLINSLSAFARCNEYGFLETPYRRVVDGVVTDEVDYLSAIQEGQYVIAQANTVLTEEGTFAEELITARQKGESGLHPREHVDYMDVATNQVVSIAASLIPFLEHDDANRALMGANMQRQAVPTLKADKPLVGTGIERNIAVDSGVTAVAKRGGVIQSVDASRIVVKVNEDELIPGEAGIDIYNLTKYTRSNQNTCINQRPCVMPGEQVLRGDVLADGPSTDLGELALGQNMRIAFMPWNGYNFEDSILVSERVVQEDRFTTIHIQELSCVARDTKLGAEEITADIPNVGESALSKLDESGIVYIGAEVKGGDILVGKVTPKGETQLTPEEKLLRAIFGEKASDVKDTSLRVPNSVSGTIIDVQVFTRDGVEKDKRALEIEQMQLKEAKKDLTEEFQILEGGLLNRVKAVLIDGGYTEAKLDSIDRKKWLELTLEDDAQQTQLEQLAEQYDELRADFDKKFETKRRKITQGDDLAPGVLKIVKVYLAVKRRIQPGDKMAGRHGNKGVISKINPVEDMPYDEKGQPVDIVLNPLGVPSRMNIGQILEVHLGLAAKGIGDKINQMVKEQQELAKFRDFLQKVYDLGETRQKVDIASLSDDEVRTLISNLRGGLPIATPVFDGANEASIKELLKLGDLPESGQLTLFDGRTGDAFERPVTVGYMYMLKLNHLVDDKMHARSTGSYSLVTQQPLGGKAQFGGQRFGEMEVWALEAYGAAYTLQEMLTVKSDDVNGRTKMYKNIVDGNHSMEPGMPESFNVLLKEIRSLGINIELEDEE is encoded by the coding sequence CGTAACTTACTCAAAACCACTACGCGTAAAACTACGTCTAGTTATTTTTGATAAAGACGCGCCAGCAGGTACTGTAAAAGACATTAAAGAACAAGAAGTCTACATGGGCGAAATTCCGCTTATGACAGACAATGGTACCTTCGTAATTAACGGTACCGAGAGGGTTATCGTATCCCAGCTGCACAGAAGCCCAGGCGTTTTCTTCGACAGCGATAAGGGTAAGACCCACTCGTCAGGTAAAGTTCTATATAACGCACGTGTTATTCCTTACCGTGGTTCATGGCTTGATTTCGAGTTTGATCCTAAGGATAACCTGTACGTTCGTATCGACCGTCGCCGTAAGCTTCCAGCATCGATCATTCTGCGCGCTCTAGGTAAGACGACAGAAGAGATCCTAGATATCTTCTTCGAGAAGATTAACTTCGAAGTGAAAGATCAAACTCTATTGATGGAGCTTGTTCCTGATCGTCTGCGTGGTGAAACTGCGTCATTCGACATCGAAGCCAACGGTAAAGTTTACGTTGAAACTGGTCGTCGCGTAACGGCTCGTCATATCCGCCAACTAGAAAAAGATGGCGTTGATCATATCGAAGTACCTGTTGAGTACATCGTAGGTAAAGTTGCATCGAAAGATTACATCAATGAAGCAACTGGCGAGATCATCGTTGCGGCAAACCAAGAGATCTCTCTTGAAGCTCTAGCGAACCTTTCACAAGCTGGCCATAAAGCACTAGAAGTTCTGTTTACTAACGATCTAGACCACGGCCCATTCATGTCAGAAACACTACGCATCGACAGCACGGTTGATCGTATTTCTGCTCTGGTAGAAATCTACCGCATGATGCGCCCTGGCGAGCCACCAACGAAAGAAGCTGCTGAAGCACTATTCGAAAGCCTATTCTTCTCTGAAGAGCGTTACGATCTATCGACTGTTGGTCGTATGAAGTTTAACAGCTCTATCGAACGTGAAGACGCGATCGATCAAGGCACGCTCGATGAAACAGATATCATCGAAGTGATGAAGAAGCTTATCGCTATCCGTAACGGCATCGGTGAAGTGGACGATATCGACCACTTGGGTAACCGTCGTATCCGTTCTGTTGGCGAAATGGCAGAAAACCAGTTCCGCGTAGGTCTAGTACGTGTTGAACGTGCGGTTAAAGAGCGCCTAAGCCTTGGTGATCTTGATGCGATCATGCCTCAAGACCTAATCAACGCTAAGCCTATCTCTGCTGCGGTTAAAGAATTCTTTGGCTCTTCACAGCTGTCTCAGTTCATGGACCAAAACAACCCGTTATCAGAAGTTACGCACAAGCGTCGTATCTCTGCATTGGGTCCTGGCGGTCTAACTCGTGAACGTGCTGGCTTCGAAGTACGTGACGTACACGTAACTCACTATGGTCGTCTATGTCCTATCGAAACGCCTGAAGGTCCAAACATCGGTCTGATCAACTCTCTATCTGCGTTTGCGCGTTGTAACGAGTACGGTTTCCTAGAGACTCCATACCGTCGCGTAGTAGATGGCGTAGTCACAGACGAAGTCGATTACCTATCTGCTATCCAGGAAGGTCAGTACGTTATCGCTCAGGCGAACACGGTTCTGACTGAAGAAGGCACATTTGCTGAAGAGCTAATCACCGCTCGTCAGAAAGGTGAATCTGGCCTACACCCACGCGAACATGTTGATTACATGGACGTTGCAACTAACCAGGTTGTATCTATCGCTGCATCGCTTATCCCGTTCCTAGAACACGATGATGCGAACCGTGCATTGATGGGTGCGAACATGCAACGTCAGGCCGTTCCAACCCTTAAGGCTGACAAGCCTCTAGTTGGTACGGGTATCGAGCGTAACATCGCTGTTGACTCAGGTGTAACTGCGGTAGCGAAACGTGGTGGTGTAATCCAGTCTGTAGATGCTTCTCGTATCGTTGTTAAAGTCAACGAAGACGAGCTGATCCCTGGCGAAGCCGGTATCGATATCTACAACCTAACTAAATACACTCGTTCTAACCAAAACACGTGTATCAACCAGCGTCCATGTGTGATGCCTGGCGAACAAGTACTGCGTGGCGACGTTCTTGCTGACGGTCCTTCAACAGACCTTGGTGAACTAGCGCTTGGTCAGAACATGCGTATCGCGTTCATGCCTTGGAACGGCTACAACTTCGAAGACTCGATCTTAGTCTCTGAGCGCGTAGTTCAAGAAGACCGTTTCACTACTATCCACATTCAAGAACTTTCTTGTGTGGCGCGTGATACTAAGCTTGGTGCTGAAGAAATCACAGCTGATATTCCAAACGTAGGTGAGTCTGCTCTGTCTAAACTAGACGAGTCAGGTATCGTTTACATCGGTGCGGAAGTGAAAGGCGGTGACATCCTTGTAGGTAAAGTAACGCCTAAAGGTGAAACTCAGCTAACGCCTGAAGAGAAGCTACTACGTGCTATCTTCGGTGAGAAAGCGTCAGACGTTAAAGATACGTCTCTACGCGTACCAAACTCGGTTTCAGGTACGATCATCGACGTTCAAGTATTTACTCGTGACGGTGTTGAAAAAGACAAACGTGCACTTGAAATTGAACAGATGCAGCTGAAAGAAGCGAAGAAAGACCTAACTGAAGAATTCCAGATTCTTGAGGGTGGCCTTCTAAACCGCGTTAAAGCTGTACTTATCGACGGTGGTTACACTGAAGCGAAACTCGATTCTATCGATCGTAAGAAGTGGCTAGAGCTCACGCTTGAAGACGATGCTCAACAGACTCAGTTAGAGCAACTAGCAGAGCAGTACGACGAGCTACGTGCAGACTTCGATAAGAAGTTTGAAACTAAGCGTCGCAAGATCACTCAAGGTGATGATCTCGCACCTGGCGTGCTGAAGATCGTTAAAGTTTACCTAGCGGTTAAACGTCGTATCCAGCCTGGTGATAAGATGGCCGGTCGTCACGGTAACAAGGGTGTAATCTCTAAGATCAACCCTGTTGAAGACATGCCTTACGATGAGAAAGGTCAACCGGTAGACATCGTACTTAACCCACTGGGTGTACCTTCGCGTATGAACATCGGTCAGATCCTAGAAGTACACTTAGGTCTGGCAGCGAAAGGTATCGGTGACAAGATCAACCAGATGGTGAAAGAGCAGCAAGAGCTGGCTAAGTTCCGTGACTTCCTACAGAAGGTTTACGATCTTGGTGAAACTCGTCAGAAAGTAGACATCGCGTCTCTATCTGATGACGAAGTTCGCACGCTGATCAGCAACTTACGTGGTGGTCTACCGATCGCGACTCCAGTGTTTGATGGTGCTAACGAAGCATCAATCAAAGAGCTGCTAAAACTAGGTGACCTACCAGAGTCTGGTCAGCTAACGCTGTTTGATGGTCGCACAGGTGATGCGTTTGAGCGTCCTGTAACGGTTGGTTACATGTACATGCTGAAACTGAACCACCTTGTTGATGACAAGATGCACGCTCGTTCGACTGGTTCGTACAGCCTAGTAACTCAGCAACCACTTGGTGGTAAAGCTCAGTTCGGTGGTCAGCGTTTCGGTGAGATGGAAGTATGGGCACTGGAAGCATACGGTGCTGCTTACACGCTACAAGAAATGCTAACCGTTAAGTCGGATGACGTTAACGGCCGTACTAAGATGTACAAGAACATCGTAGACGGTAACCACAGCATGGAACCTGGTATGCCAGAATCGTTCAACGTACTGTTGAAAGAGATTCGCTCGCTAGGTATCAACATCGAGCTAGAAGACGAAGAGTAA
- the rpoC gene encoding DNA-directed RNA polymerase subunit beta': MKDLLNFLKAQHKTEEFDAIKIGLSSPDMIRSWSFGEVKKPETINYRTFKPERDGLFCARIFGPVKDYECLCGKYKRLKHRGVICEKCGVEVTQTKVRRDRMGHIELASPVAHIWFLKSLPSRIGLLMDIPLRDIERVLYFEMYVVTEPGMTDLEKSQMLTEEEYLDRLEEWGDEFTAKMGAEAIKDLLASMDLPAEIEEMREELQSTNSETKRKKITKRLKLVEAFVQSGNNPEWMILTVLPVLPPDLRPLVPLDGGRFATSDLNDLYRRVINRNNRLKRLLELAAPDIIVRNEKRMLQESVDALLDNGRRGRAITGSNKRPLKSLADMIKGKQGRFRQNLLGKRVDYSGRSVITVGPYLRLHQCGLPKKMALELFKPFIYSKLETRGLATTIKAAKKMVEREEAVVWDILDEVIREHPVLLNRAPTLHRLGIQAFEPVLIEGKAIQLHPLVCAAYNADFDGDQMAVHVPLTLEAQLEARTLMMSTNNILSPASGDPIIVPSQDVVLGLYYMTRDKINVKGEGMYLASPAEAEKAYRTKTAELHARVKVRITETVVDEDGNSTTETKLVDTTIGRAMLWQIVPAGLPYSIVNQKLGKKQISHLLNEAYRKLGLKDTVIFADQIMYTGFAYAALSGVSVGIDDMVVPQAKYDEIESAEEEVREIQEQYQSGLVTAGERYNKVIDIWASTNDRVAKAMMDNLSSETVVNRDGEEEQQESFNSIYMMADSGARGSAAQIRQLAGMRGLMARPDGSIIETPITANFKEGLNVLQYFISTHGARKGLADTALKTANSGYLTRRLVDVAQDVVVHEHDCGTHEGVDMMPHIEGGDVKVALSELALGRVVAEDVLKPGTDEVLIPRNTLIDEKWCQIMEENSVDRMKVRSVVTCDADFGCCAQCYGRDLARGHLVNQGEAVGVIAAQSIGEPGTQLTMRTFHIGGAASTAAAENSIQAKTTGTVKLHNAKFVTNKDKKLVITSRASELTIIDEFGRTKEKHKLPYGSLLTKGDNDAVQAGETVANWEAHTMPIITEVAGRIQFVDMIDGVTVSRQTDDLTGLSSSEVTEAAARPAAGKDMRPAIKLVDEQGKDVTIPGTDMPAHYFLPGKAIVNIEDGAEVGVGDTLARIPQKSGGNKDITGGLPRVADLFEARKPKEPAILAEHTGTVSFGKETKGKRRLIITREGGETYEEMIPKHRQLNVFEGEKVERGDVIADGPESPHDILRLRGIHAVTQYIANEVQEVYRLQGVKINDKHIETIVRQMLRKCTITHAGDSEFLAGEQVEYANVKIANRALEAEGKEPARFERELLGITKASLATESFISAASFQETTRVLTEAAVSGKRDELRGLKENVIVGRLIPAGTGFAYHQDRQAKRAEEQEGPSAEQATDNLAALLNAGFSSDE; the protein is encoded by the coding sequence GTGAAAGACTTATTAAACTTTCTAAAAGCGCAGCATAAGACCGAAGAATTTGATGCAATCAAAATCGGTCTATCTTCACCAGACATGATCCGTTCATGGTCTTTCGGTGAAGTTAAAAAACCTGAAACGATCAACTATCGTACGTTCAAGCCTGAGCGTGATGGTCTGTTTTGTGCGCGTATCTTTGGTCCAGTAAAAGACTACGAATGTCTTTGTGGCAAATACAAGCGTCTAAAACACCGTGGCGTTATCTGTGAGAAGTGTGGCGTTGAAGTTACACAAACTAAAGTTCGTCGTGACCGCATGGGCCACATCGAGCTAGCTTCACCAGTTGCTCACATCTGGTTCCTAAAATCGCTACCATCTCGTATCGGTCTACTGATGGATATCCCTCTACGTGATATCGAGCGTGTTCTTTACTTCGAAATGTACGTAGTTACTGAACCAGGTATGACTGATCTAGAAAAATCTCAGATGCTGACTGAAGAAGAGTATCTGGATCGTCTAGAAGAGTGGGGTGATGAATTCACGGCTAAGATGGGTGCAGAAGCGATCAAAGACCTACTAGCGTCTATGGATCTGCCTGCTGAAATCGAAGAAATGCGTGAAGAGCTTCAGTCTACTAACTCAGAGACTAAGCGTAAGAAGATCACTAAGCGTCTGAAGCTAGTTGAAGCGTTTGTTCAATCTGGTAACAACCCAGAGTGGATGATCCTAACTGTGCTTCCGGTACTTCCGCCAGATCTACGTCCTCTAGTACCACTAGATGGCGGTCGCTTTGCGACGTCTGATCTGAACGACCTATACCGTCGCGTAATCAACCGTAACAATCGTTTGAAGCGTCTACTAGAGCTAGCGGCTCCGGACATCATCGTACGTAACGAAAAACGTATGCTGCAAGAGTCTGTTGATGCACTTCTAGATAACGGTCGTCGCGGTCGTGCGATCACAGGTTCGAACAAGCGTCCTCTGAAATCTCTTGCTGATATGATCAAGGGTAAACAAGGTCGTTTCCGTCAGAACCTTCTAGGTAAACGTGTAGACTACTCTGGCCGTTCTGTAATCACAGTAGGTCCATACCTTCGTCTGCACCAGTGTGGTCTTCCTAAGAAGATGGCACTTGAGCTATTCAAACCATTTATCTACAGCAAGCTTGAGACTCGTGGCCTAGCGACGACAATCAAAGCCGCTAAGAAGATGGTAGAGCGTGAAGAAGCGGTCGTTTGGGATATCCTAGACGAAGTTATCCGCGAACACCCAGTACTATTGAACCGTGCACCAACACTTCACCGTCTTGGTATCCAGGCGTTCGAACCGGTACTGATCGAAGGTAAAGCGATTCAGCTACACCCACTTGTTTGTGCGGCGTACAACGCGGACTTCGATGGTGACCAAATGGCGGTTCACGTGCCTCTAACTCTAGAAGCACAGCTTGAAGCACGTACACTGATGATGTCGACAAATAACATTCTGTCGCCAGCATCGGGCGACCCTATCATCGTACCTTCTCAGGACGTGGTATTGGGTCTGTACTACATGACTCGTGACAAGATCAACGTGAAAGGCGAAGGTATGTACCTTGCTAGCCCAGCAGAAGCTGAGAAGGCATACCGCACTAAGACGGCTGAGCTGCATGCTCGCGTTAAAGTTCGCATCACTGAGACAGTGGTTGATGAAGATGGCAATAGCACCACAGAGACTAAGTTGGTTGATACCACTATCGGTCGTGCAATGCTATGGCAAATCGTTCCTGCTGGTCTTCCGTACAGCATCGTTAACCAAAAGCTGGGTAAGAAACAGATCTCTCACCTACTTAACGAGGCTTACCGTAAGCTTGGCTTGAAAGATACCGTTATCTTCGCTGACCAAATCATGTACACAGGTTTTGCTTACGCGGCACTTTCTGGCGTATCGGTTGGTATCGACGACATGGTTGTACCTCAAGCGAAGTACGATGAGATCGAATCTGCTGAAGAAGAAGTTCGCGAAATTCAAGAACAGTACCAATCTGGTCTTGTTACCGCGGGTGAGCGCTACAACAAAGTCATCGATATCTGGGCTTCGACCAACGACCGTGTTGCGAAAGCGATGATGGATAACCTCTCTTCTGAAACTGTGGTTAACCGCGACGGTGAAGAAGAGCAGCAAGAGTCGTTCAACAGCATCTACATGATGGCTGACTCGGGCGCTCGTGGTTCTGCAGCTCAGATTCGTCAGCTTGCCGGTATGCGTGGTCTGATGGCGCGTCCAGATGGTTCAATCATCGAAACGCCGATCACCGCAAACTTTAAAGAAGGTCTAAACGTACTTCAGTACTTTATCTCAACGCACGGTGCTCGTAAGGGTCTAGCGGATACGGCACTGAAAACAGCGAACTCGGGTTACCTAACTCGTCGTCTGGTAGACGTTGCTCAAGACGTTGTGGTACATGAACATGACTGTGGCACCCACGAAGGTGTTGACATGATGCCGCACATCGAAGGTGGTGACGTTAAAGTTGCACTTTCTGAGCTTGCACTAGGTCGTGTTGTTGCAGAAGACGTTCTTAAGCCAGGTACTGACGAAGTTCTTATTCCACGTAACACCCTGATCGATGAGAAGTGGTGTCAGATCATGGAAGAGAACTCAGTAGACCGCATGAAAGTGCGCTCTGTGGTTACCTGTGATGCAGACTTCGGTTGTTGTGCACAGTGTTACGGTCGTGACCTAGCACGTGGTCACCTAGTGAACCAAGGTGAAGCAGTCGGCGTTATCGCTGCTCAGTCTATCGGTGAACCGGGTACACAGCTTACCATGCGTACGTTCCACATCGGTGGTGCAGCATCGACTGCCGCTGCTGAGAACAGCATCCAAGCTAAGACAACAGGTACTGTTAAGCTACACAACGCTAAGTTCGTAACCAACAAAGATAAGAAGCTAGTGATCACTTCACGTGCATCTGAGCTGACTATCATTGATGAGTTTGGTCGTACCAAAGAGAAACACAAACTGCCATACGGCTCTCTACTGACCAAAGGCGACAACGATGCGGTTCAAGCTGGCGAAACAGTAGCGAACTGGGAAGCGCACACCATGCCAATCATCACTGAAGTGGCAGGTCGCATCCAGTTTGTAGACATGATCGACGGTGTGACGGTTTCTCGTCAAACTGATGACCTAACAGGTCTATCGTCAAGCGAAGTGACAGAAGCAGCCGCTCGCCCAGCAGCAGGTAAAGATATGCGTCCAGCTATCAAGCTTGTTGATGAGCAAGGTAAAGATGTAACCATCCCAGGTACCGATATGCCTGCGCATTACTTCCTACCTGGTAAAGCGATTGTGAACATCGAAGACGGTGCAGAAGTTGGTGTGGGTGATACGCTTGCACGTATTCCTCAGAAGTCTGGCGGTAACAAAGATATCACCGGTGGTCTACCACGCGTTGCTGACCTATTCGAAGCACGTAAGCCGAAAGAGCCTGCGATCCTAGCTGAGCACACAGGTACTGTGAGCTTCGGTAAAGAGACCAAAGGTAAACGTCGTCTGATTATCACTCGTGAGGGTGGTGAGACGTACGAAGAGATGATTCCTAAACATCGTCAGCTTAACGTATTCGAAGGCGAAAAAGTGGAACGTGGTGACGTGATCGCAGATGGTCCTGAGTCTCCACATGACATCCTACGTCTACGTGGTATCCACGCTGTGACGCAATACATCGCGAACGAAGTTCAAGAAGTATACCGTCTGCAAGGCGTTAAGATTAACGATAAGCACATCGAAACTATCGTTCGTCAGATGCTACGTAAGTGTACTATCACTCATGCTGGTGACTCTGAGTTCCTAGCGGGTGAGCAGGTAGAATACGCGAACGTTAAGATTGCTAACCGTGCACTAGAAGCAGAAGGTAAAGAGCCTGCACGCTTCGAACGTGAACTACTAGGCATCACTAAAGCATCGCTAGCAACTGAATCGTTCATCTCTGCGGCATCGTTCCAGGAGACAACGCGCGTACTAACAGAAGCTGCGGTTTCTGGTAAGCGTGATGAGCTTCGTGGTCTGAAAGAAAACGTCATTGTAGGTCGTCTAATCCCTGCAGGTACGGGTTTCGCTTACCACCAAGATCGTCAAGCTAAGCGTGCAGAAGAGCAAGAAGGTCCTTCAGCTGAACAAGCGACTGACAACCTTGCAGCACTGCTAAACGCAGGCTTCTCTTCAGACGAGTAA
- the rsd gene encoding sigma D regulator: MVMLNKFKKTQEQWGGSSEVIDHWLETRQSLIIEYCKLAALKPCSSKQALSSLPTPAELQNFCQHLVDYISEGHFKIYDMVMDKWRATGFEATDDINHTYGQIVLTTEPLLDFTDKYADVSEDDDLESFDSDLSLIGEIIEARFEVEDHLIQLIADSLAVPPGA; the protein is encoded by the coding sequence ATGGTCATGCTAAATAAATTTAAAAAGACACAAGAACAATGGGGTGGCTCAAGTGAAGTCATCGACCACTGGCTTGAAACCAGACAGTCATTGATCATTGAGTATTGCAAACTCGCCGCGTTGAAACCCTGTTCATCCAAGCAAGCTCTCTCATCTCTTCCAACTCCTGCCGAGTTACAAAACTTCTGCCAACATTTAGTCGATTACATCTCAGAAGGTCACTTTAAGATCTACGACATGGTGATGGATAAATGGCGTGCAACCGGGTTCGAAGCCACTGATGATATCAACCACACCTACGGCCAAATTGTCCTTACTACCGAGCCGTTACTCGATTTTACCGACAAATACGCCGATGTCAGTGAAGATGATGATCTTGAGTCGTTCGACAGTGACCTGTCGCTTATCGGTGAGATCATTGAAGCACGCTTTGAAGTGGAAGATCACCTGATCCAATTGATTGCTGATAGCTTAGCAGTGCCGCCAGGGGCATAG
- the nudC gene encoding NAD(+) diphosphatase: MLKKGDINRTRAAYWCVVSGSDIWLQQGELPFASSDSLGLPYHSAIEIGRYQDEPVMWLNESEVEHELELVSLRDCLSFDSQLFLLMSKAVQYGHMSQTLRFCPQCGGRNHLNHNQLAMQCGECRTLHYPRIFPCIIVAVRKQNQILLAQHPRHRNGMYTVIAGFLEVGETLEQCVAREVKEETGIEVNNIRYFGSQPWAFPSSMMMGFVADYQSGQIKPDYSELSDARWFNIDALPPVAPQGTIARQLIEYTIEQIKLSH, encoded by the coding sequence ATGTTAAAGAAAGGTGACATAAACCGTACGAGAGCTGCATATTGGTGTGTGGTGTCGGGAAGTGATATTTGGCTACAGCAAGGGGAGCTACCGTTTGCCAGCTCAGATAGCTTAGGGCTGCCCTATCATTCCGCGATAGAGATTGGCCGCTACCAAGATGAGCCAGTGATGTGGTTGAATGAATCAGAAGTCGAACACGAGCTTGAACTGGTCTCATTGCGCGATTGCCTAAGTTTCGACTCGCAGCTATTTTTGCTGATGAGTAAAGCGGTTCAGTATGGCCATATGAGTCAAACACTGCGATTTTGCCCTCAGTGTGGTGGACGCAATCATCTCAACCACAACCAGTTGGCGATGCAGTGTGGGGAGTGTCGAACGCTGCATTATCCACGAATCTTCCCATGTATCATTGTTGCTGTGAGAAAGCAGAATCAGATACTGTTAGCTCAGCACCCACGTCATCGAAATGGCATGTATACGGTTATTGCCGGATTCCTTGAAGTGGGTGAAACACTAGAGCAATGTGTCGCCCGTGAGGTCAAAGAAGAGACGGGGATTGAGGTTAATAACATTCGCTATTTTGGCAGTCAGCCATGGGCCTTTCCTTCGAGCATGATGATGGGATTTGTTGCTGACTATCAATCAGGGCAGATAAAGCCTGATTATAGTGAGCTAAGTGATGCTCGCTGGTTCAACATAGATGCACTTCCACCCGTAGCGCCACAGGGGACCATTGCCCGACAACTGATCGAGTACACTATTGAGCAAATAAAGCTATCTCACTGA
- the hemE gene encoding uroporphyrinogen decarboxylase, giving the protein MTELKNDRYLRALLKEPVDYTPVWMMRQAGRYLPEYKATRAQAGDFMSLCKNAELASEVTLQPLRRFPLDAAILFSDILTIPDAMGLELRFAAGEGPVFDKPITCKADVEKIGIPDPEGELQYVMNAVRQIRKDLNGDVPLIGFSGSPWTLATYMVEGGSSKAFTKIKKMMYAEPQTLHLLLDKLADSVIDYLNAQIKAGAQSVMVFDTWGGVLTPRDYNLFSLQYMHKIVDGLIRENEGRRVPVTLFTKNGGMWLEQIAATGCDAVGLDWTINIQDAVKRVGDKVALQGNMDPSMLYASPERIREEVATILEGFGDAGTGHVFNLGHGIHLDVPPENAGVFVDAVHELSKPYHK; this is encoded by the coding sequence ATGACTGAATTAAAAAATGACCGCTACCTTCGCGCGTTACTAAAGGAGCCAGTTGACTACACCCCAGTATGGATGATGCGCCAAGCAGGCCGCTACCTACCAGAATACAAAGCGACGCGTGCACAAGCTGGCGACTTCATGTCTCTGTGCAAAAATGCAGAGCTCGCGTCAGAAGTAACCCTTCAGCCGCTACGCCGTTTTCCTCTTGATGCTGCGATTTTGTTTTCAGACATCCTGACTATCCCTGACGCGATGGGACTAGAACTGCGCTTTGCCGCAGGTGAAGGCCCAGTGTTTGACAAACCTATTACTTGCAAAGCGGATGTAGAAAAAATCGGCATCCCAGATCCAGAAGGTGAATTGCAATACGTGATGAATGCCGTGCGTCAGATCCGTAAAGATCTTAATGGCGATGTTCCGCTTATTGGTTTCTCTGGTAGCCCATGGACGTTGGCGACCTACATGGTTGAGGGGGGCAGCTCAAAAGCCTTCACTAAGATCAAAAAGATGATGTACGCCGAGCCACAAACTCTGCACCTACTGTTAGACAAATTGGCCGACAGTGTTATCGACTACCTGAATGCGCAGATCAAAGCGGGTGCTCAATCAGTGATGGTGTTTGACACTTGGGGCGGTGTATTGACGCCTCGCGACTACAACCTGTTCTCACTGCAATACATGCACAAAATCGTTGATGGTTTAATTCGTGAAAACGAGGGTCGTCGTGTACCAGTAACGCTGTTCACTAAGAACGGCGGTATGTGGCTAGAGCAGATCGCTGCGACTGGCTGTGATGCGGTCGGTCTAGACTGGACAATCAACATTCAAGACGCCGTGAAGCGTGTGGGTGATAAAGTGGCACTGCAAGGTAACATGGATCCATCGATGCTGTATGCCTCGCCTGAGCGCATTCGTGAAGAAGTCGCAACCATCCTTGAAGGGTTCGGTGACGCGGGGACGGGCCATGTCTTCAACTTAGGTCATGGTATTCACCTTGATGTGCCGCCAGAAAACGCAGGTGTGTTTGTCGATGCTGTGCATGAGTTATCTAAGCCATACCACAAATAA
- a CDS encoding TetR/AcrR family transcriptional regulator — translation MKTRDKIVLAALELFNQHGERNITTNHIAAHIDISPGNLYYHFRNKQEIVREIFALYSNELLERFTPIQGQQESLVLLKRYLDSIFTLMWKYRFFYANLPEILQRDEQLHEEYIQVQEKLQGNLINIMRAFVNLELVAVDDSELKSLVKTLHMIASSWLGYQAAMSPKTQITEQVIHQGMLQMISVMKPRATPQGLEQLQLLEEGVKAIHA, via the coding sequence ATGAAAACTCGCGATAAGATAGTGCTAGCTGCACTGGAATTATTTAATCAGCATGGTGAGCGCAATATCACCACTAACCATATTGCGGCGCATATCGATATCAGTCCGGGCAATCTGTATTACCATTTCCGCAACAAACAAGAGATAGTGCGCGAGATCTTCGCTCTCTATTCGAATGAGCTCCTCGAGCGCTTTACCCCGATTCAAGGGCAGCAGGAGAGCCTAGTGCTGCTCAAGCGCTACTTGGATTCGATTTTCACCCTGATGTGGAAGTATCGTTTTTTCTACGCCAACCTGCCGGAAATTCTTCAGCGTGATGAGCAGTTGCACGAAGAGTACATTCAAGTCCAAGAGAAGTTGCAAGGCAACCTGATCAACATCATGCGTGCGTTTGTCAATTTAGAGCTGGTGGCGGTGGACGACAGCGAACTTAAGTCGCTGGTAAAAACACTGCATATGATTGCCTCGAGCTGGCTCGGATATCAAGCGGCTATGTCACCGAAAACTCAGATCACCGAACAAGTGATCCACCAAGGCATGCTGCAAATGATTTCGGTCATGAAGCCAAGAGCCACGCCTCAAGGGCTGGAGCAGCTGCAACTGCTCGAAGAAGGCGTGAAAGCGATCCACGCGTGA